A window from Methanocella sp. encodes these proteins:
- a CDS encoding P-loop NTPase, whose translation MKIAVCGKGGCGKSTVSALLAREMAVRGLNVLVVDLDESNYGLHRQLGMEEPADFIGHFGGKEAATKKIVEYYTDRSKPPFEMNWSIATLPSAYVVEKDGIRLMAVGKIHDFGEGCACTMGSLSELLFKNLALGEKDVVIADTEAGIEHLGRGIEAGFDHILVIVDPSYESLRLSRKIEAMVGGNGTKVHFVLNKMDEDIKKQVLGWFEGKHVVAVIPEDKGLFRATLEGRALDMKIPELGALADSLN comes from the coding sequence ATGAAGATCGCAGTGTGTGGAAAAGGCGGCTGCGGCAAGAGCACGGTTTCGGCGCTTCTCGCGAGGGAAATGGCCGTCCGGGGCTTAAACGTCCTAGTCGTCGACCTGGACGAGTCCAACTACGGCCTCCACCGGCAGCTCGGGATGGAGGAGCCCGCCGACTTTATCGGCCATTTCGGCGGCAAGGAAGCGGCCACGAAGAAGATCGTCGAATATTACACGGACCGGTCAAAGCCGCCGTTCGAGATGAACTGGTCGATCGCCACGTTGCCTTCGGCATACGTCGTCGAGAAGGACGGTATACGCCTCATGGCCGTGGGCAAGATCCACGACTTCGGCGAGGGCTGCGCCTGCACGATGGGGTCGCTCTCCGAGCTGCTTTTTAAGAATCTGGCGCTGGGCGAAAAGGACGTCGTCATCGCGGACACCGAGGCGGGCATCGAGCACCTGGGCCGCGGCATCGAGGCCGGCTTCGACCACATCCTCGTCATCGTCGACCCCTCCTACGAGTCGCTCCGGCTCTCGCGCAAGATCGAGGCCATGGTAGGCGGTAACGGGACGAAGGTCCACTTCGTGCTGAACAAGATGGACGAGGACATTAAAAAACAGGTGCTCGGGTGGTTTGAAGGCAAGCACGTCGTAGCCGTGATACCCGAGGACAAGGGGTTGTTCCGGGCCACGCTCGAAGGGCGGGCGCTGGACATGAAAATACCGGAGCTCGGGGCGCTGGCCGATTCCCTAAATTAA
- the nikR gene encoding nickel-responsive transcriptional regulator NikR, whose product MQDLMRIGISVPEQLMGRFDAIIGSLGYSSRSEGIRDAIRNYIRYEEWMSEVHGERIGIISFVYGEDHRAMVSGLVRVKHEYAGLTLTTVHKYLDTDNCMDVIVVRGEGDSIKRFVDKLMSLKGVKHVRLTTISPEDLV is encoded by the coding sequence ATGCAGGATCTGATGCGCATAGGTATTTCCGTCCCGGAACAGCTCATGGGACGCTTCGACGCGATCATCGGCAGCCTGGGATATTCCTCGCGGTCCGAGGGCATCCGGGACGCCATCCGAAATTACATCCGGTATGAGGAATGGATGAGCGAGGTCCACGGGGAGCGGATCGGCATCATCTCCTTCGTATATGGAGAAGACCATCGGGCCATGGTTTCGGGCCTCGTGCGGGTCAAGCACGAGTACGCCGGCCTGACCCTGACGACGGTCCACAAGTACCTGGATACGGATAATTGTATGGACGTCATCGTCGTGCGGGGAGAAGGCGATAGCATAAAACGCTTTGTCGATAAGCTGATGTCGCTCAAGGGAGTTAAGCACGTCCGGCTGACCACGATATCGCCGGAAGATCTCGTGTAA